Part of the Rhizophagus irregularis chromosome 4, complete sequence genome is shown below.
CAGTAATTTGGTAACcagtcaaatgaaattttttctttcgtgAATTTATTCCCGTTTCAAATGGCTGCCGGAAGTACGCGGACAATATGATTGGCCGCTGATGCGGAAAATAtgtagatatttatataattaacacCAACTGCGGTTAGTACAACATCTTAATTTACTTCTTTAATAAGAACAGAAGTACAGAAAACTCTCTACTATTTTACAACACCGGCAATTTATCTttccttttatatattatcttgaCACTTTACGCTCCCTCTCCCGTcttttctttaactttacaactcattttttgttgaaaagGTTTGACcattaatttctatttatattttttttccttgtaatttaattttatattgttaacTTTTTTCGTGATCTTTAATTGCTTTCATCTTCTTTTCCCATACTCGTTTTAGACGTCTTAACCAACGTAATAACTAGGTAGTCTCTACggaataaaaaaagacaaGTTAAAAGAGACAAATACTTCATATTAGAGTTTTTTTGTCGCAACTATGATGGCTTCCGCAGTGAGTGAAAACTCAACGTCAAAGCATCTAGGTTTGTGTAGTCTTTTTTCGTTTTGTTGATATCCTGAATATCTTATATCAAGACTTAAATTCCTTTTAACTTAAAAGGGATTACTGAAAGTGTCGTGGAGAAAAAGTCCGAAAAACATTCACAAGTAGTTGAAAGACGATACACTACTCCTAATAACGTTGTTGAGCCATTAAATATGACTACAACCACACAAACAACCGAAATACAAACGATATATTCTTCGTCGCCACCAAATATATCAAGTAAGATAATCACagaaactataaatattaccGGGCAAATATCATCAAAAGACAATCGTGCAAAGAGTCCTTTAAGAACTCATTCCGAACCATCAGCTATAAAGCCTACTACTGATGAAAAAAGAACAGTTAGTTTTCCTGTAGAAGTTACGTCAAAGTCACCTAGTTCCGATGGTTTAGATAGTACACTTGAAATCGATACAGATTTGCAAAATGATATTTCTGTCGAACCAAAAACGCCTAGAGGAACACCCAATCGAAGTTTTACTACACCGATTCCTAAACCAAGACCTAATAGCATGACTGCTTTGACAGATGAACAAAATCAAAATGTCCCTCAACGTTCAGCTACTACAGCAGGGAAagcaaaaaagaatatatcgTTAATAGAAAATAGAAGGAAGGAAGGAAAGCTTAAAAGAAGGAACACTTTTAATGCAATCGGATTGGGTGGGGATATCGCGTTAGACGAAGAGACACAAAAAATGGCAGAAAATGTCAAAAGGAGATTATCAAAACGTAGAACTCGTGAAAAGGATAAAGATGATTTAGACGAGGGGGTCATGATTGGTACAAGAATCGGGGAAGATCACGTTAACTATGTTCTTATGTACAATATGTTGACGGGTATTCGAGTGGGCGTaagtttaatttgatttaattaattgcagAAAGTCAATGTCTGTAGGCTGATCCTATTAATTTTCAAGGTATCCCGATGTAATGCAAAAATGCATAGAGAACTAGTTGATTCTGATTTCAAGGCTGCacataaattttcatttgataTGTAAGAAACAATTACCTATAAAAATTCGTAATTAACTGACggatattttgaaattaaccAACATATGTTTATACAGAACGGGAAATGAACTTACACCTTCAGCTAAATATGACTTTAAATTCAAAGATTATGCTCCATGGGTTTTCCGTCGTCTTCGTGAATTTTTTCACATTGATGCTGCGGATTATCTTGTTTCTTTAACgagtaaatatattttgtcaGAGTTGGGTTCACCGGGTAAAAGTGGAagcttcttttatttttctcgAGATTAtcgttttattataaaaacgaTACATCATACCGAACATAAATTTTTGCGTAAGATTTTGAAGGAATATTACGAGGTTTGTCAAAGCTATTTTTGGATATTTGAGATTtaagcttatttttaattatcatactATATTGAATTATCTTTATAGCACATAAGAAACAACCCAGATACATTACTTTCCCGCTTTTATGGACTTCATAGAGTGAAATTACCACGCGGACAAAAAATTCACTttgtaataatgaataatatatttcctccGCATCGAGATATTCATGAAACTTATGATTTGAAGGTACTTCATACTTTTATTCATAACAAGTTCTTCAAATACAAATGTAtgatgtttttattttattagggGTCAACAGTGGGACGTGAATATAATGAAGCTGATGCGGCAAAGAATCCGCGCGCCGTTCTTAAAGATTTGAATTGGATTAAACGAGGGCGACATCTGGAACTTGGCCCCGAGAAACGTAAACTTTTCGTCGAACAGCTTGAGAAAGACGTCGCAGtaagttttaattattacatGTTTATGtctataaaatttacattaacACTTTTCTCTCTGGTTCAACATTTgtccatattttatttttattttttttaaagttgcTTCAACGTCTGAATATTATGGATTATAGCCTTTTAGTAGGTTTGCATGATACCTCTCGTGGTAATAAAGACAAAGTTCGAGAAGATTTCTTTGTATTTCAGGTATGTCAAGACTCAGGCCTATTTAAATATATCcgaatatttcattttttataaaactacaATCCTTTCTTTATCTAGCCAAATACCACGAAAATTGAGCGTATTCCATCAAGTCATAAGCGGGAAAGTAAAGCTTCAAAATTACGTAAGGCTGTAGGAGAAACTGAGCCATCGAAGCTAGGTCCTTCAACTACTAAGCTTGTGCTAAATCCTCATAATGAGTAAGAATtggattaaatatttatttgtacttgttcataaatttcttttgtcGTAACTCCAAACTCCAAATTCTAAATTTGCTAGACGCCGTAAGTGTAGATTTTACATGGACGATGGTGGTTTTTCTGGAACAGATGAACATGACAATCCCaccaattatatttattacttgGGAGTTATCGATATTTTGACACCATATAATACGGTTAAGAAAGTTGAACATGCATGGAAATCATTAAAAGACGACAAggtgtttatttaattttgaccGTATATATTTTTCGAcagtttatataaatatttgagtaattcataaaaaaaaattttttttcagctGTACATATCTGCTGTACATCCACAATGGTACGGAAAACGCTTTTTTGACTTTATGTTTAAGACCATAAAGTATAATGATGGTTCAACAGAACAAACCAAACCAGAAAATACTGAAGTTTAACAATGCTGAAACtcttaaattgaaaaatatatatatatatatatattatatttttcattatcctTCATCTTTCCCCATTCTCATCCCTATTAATAACATATtggttttaattatttctttcttttattactcGTTTTATGagcattataattttaaactctTATTTATTTCTACAATCAACGTCACATATTTTCAATCATTTTTCTAAGTATGTTCTCATGTTCTCAACCTTGTTAATGTTATAATCGATTTTGGATGGGTGAATATGTTTTGAGGAAAGTGGATACTACAAGGTCAATGtctaataattcttcaatttaACTTATAATTACCTATACGCGTCGATTGgcatttaaacaaaaaaaacattcgtttttaaaacattatcattttcataattcaCAATACCATCACATTTATAAACAGGTATTTATACTAAAAGCAACTATACACTTTTCAGTTTACTGACTAATTCAAATTATACATTCTTTATTCACACCTCATATTTCAGCCtacaaatttttgtaaatggcattttatttattaaacggATAGATTAAATCTTTTCGCTTAGCTTCAATGTTTTtctgtttaaaaaaaacgttacaCTTTCTTTTTCCTTGATTCAggtcaaattaattaaaaatttttatattttatattgtacaGTTTTTTTGTCTGActttaataacaattataacTATATATCGTATGTggtttggtttttttattcctttacaTTATACTAGATGGTTATTGTTTCTCCTAGTACAAATAGTTATAACTTACAATTTAGCCTCtagatatacaaaattttgattagaGAAATGTAccttttcttattatatatatatatatacacaaaaaaaaaaaattgaatatttgttTGCAATTTTCCTTCAGAGggcatatattattattattcagtataatgtttgtttataaattctttgataaatttctttaattattgatatctagttttatacaaatatattcaaattatgaTACATCTCCCGAAATTCTTTACTGCAAGTAGCAGCAAGATCAAGTTTCTCAAACCCTTCTCTATTTTTGCTTGTATATTATTTGATGCTTTATATaaagtgaaaattttattttgtaaaatgggtaaaaaaaaaaattaaaaaagctgAACAATTTCTTCAGATTTAATTCAACAagttacaatataataaaaggaaaGGAAAAATGGAATCAAATCCCAAATATGTCACCAAACACAAaaacagaaaataaaaaatctcatACTATAAATCGCAGAGGGACATAAAGGAAGACGTGAGAAAATTTAGATAgtacattaatatatttaattcatattattattaacctaTAGCATAAGTTCTAATTTGGCTATTCGTCCCCTAAAGCTACCATTACACTAatgtaatgtaaaaaaaaatttacgggaaaaggaagaaattaccgaaaaaaaatttttatattgaatttatattgatattttgtaattaaattttttttgttttgtcaGTGATAGCGtgataacaatttattaaattgtaaacaaaatgcaaaacaaaaaaaaaaaaaaaatatgccaaCACGGGTGGTCATATAATTAGTTATACTCACTAGCATATTTGCGCGTCCATTCTCGAGCAGTTGCTTCATAGCGAGTACGATCAGTCTTGTACACGTGAGCAATTTCAGGTACAAGCGGATCGTCTAACGTTGAAAGAAAGGAAATAAAGATTGGAATCAATAACAATCAAGAGGTGTGGGATGTGGGCATTGAAATACCATATACCTGGGTTTGGATCAGTCAACATTGAGCAAATTGACAAGAgcacttgaaaaaaaaatattttttagtattgATTAATATTCAGAAAAAACAACAACTTTCAAACGAAATGAGATAAATTACCTTTCGAAATGGTAAGCGCTGGCGACCATTGATCTCTTAGGATATCCAGGCATATACTTCCATTACTGTTGATATTCGGATGGTAGATTCTTGTTGTAAAGTTTACCTATATGTAGTATGGTTATTGTGAGAATAAAttcacatttaaaaatatgcacaagtatatataaaaatataccttTGGTGGTTTAAACGGATAATCTGTGGGAAAATGAATGGCAAGGAAAAATACCCCACCAGAGTATGGAGAGTCGGactaattcaaattaaaataattaataattattcgaGAAATATATAATGATCCAAAGCAAGAAAAGCAAGAAAACAATATAacagttaataatttattttgtactAGAAATCACAATAAAAAGAATGGAGAAAAATTGCTTACGGGACCCATGATTGTCGCTTGCCAGTGGAAAAGGTCATCCCCAATAGGACCAGCACTACAAGACGACGGTGGGTCACGTCCTAAATCGTGCAATtcctaataatatataaatagccaagaataaaaaaaaaaagaataaattagaGTGTTATTGCCGCAGTTGAAAAAATtgtaagaaaattataattttatatttaagctAAAACTTTATGGATGTAAATGCGAAAACATATGTATATTTGgtattaaactaaaaaaaaaacattctaAAACTTAATTGTTACCAATAttttggtatatatatttagtagTATTTGACTTCGTTAGAAGACCAAGTGTATACTACGAAAAAAACATAATCAAGGCCCTGATCCGGTTTATTGACACATCCTTTTGCTTAAAGGTATCTCATTTACGTAAAACGAAACTTAAGGATTTGTAAAGTGAAAGAGCACGACGGCAAAAAGCCACCAAGTCCATAAAGACAACGTCAACGCTGAACAAaatatgaacaaaaaaaaattctctttttttacaaatatccTATAAACTTACTTTGTTGATTCTTTTAAGTGCCATTTcgtttgttaaaaaaaagagaaaaagataTTTGTAAAGTGGTAAATTGCGTGTTGTAGAGAGAGATGAACCGAAGCTTTTTAGAAGTTACAAAGGCTAGAATACCGCGGGGTGTGGTATTATAGGCAAAGATTGATCAACGAAAATTTGGGGGGAGTGAccaaagttatttatatagcaATAATATGGATTCTCGTGCCACACTTTTTATGATTGGCTGTCTTTTAAGCCCGCAGCCTTTTGTTTGGCTTAATATGCAAGTGTTTTCTTCATAATGCATTGATCACAATAACTCTGCAAAAAtgggataaaaaaattaaattatgtctaattattttaactcttcaagaaatttttttgaactcCGTCAATCATCCACAATGAATCCCCAAAAAggaatttctaaaaaaaaagtttaattagaaatttttcacACCAAGCGATACATTATGTTTCTGGTTGCATTGCTAACTGGCTGAATTACACGATTAAAACCATCACGtcctaatattaatatattgttttacCGAAAtagtcaaaaaataaaaaaaaaatattaatacaaatcaataaacaatttatatatatatgttaaaaaactatatatgtataaaaattttatacaagtcatctaatatttataaacctgtattatattacataaaatacctgctttaaatctttattaaattaattttactaactgctaataaatttataaaattatacagtatatagtcTGGAAtccaatataaatttatcaaataaatttattaaaattaaaaatttttggatctcaatataatttaataaatattaattaaaactaattattagcctataaaatttaaatactttttcaaAAGAGCATTGCTAAATCTTATCACAGGTAATTTTCACTACATTAGCATTAGCAAATATTAATGAGTGGAGTTTCATAACTAAGGTAGGTTACTTGCCTAAATCtcttcaaaaaaatcttatataaattagtTTTTCTAAGATTTTATACtgtagttttattataattttaacaaggtttcagcagttttagcatttataataaatcatattggCAGATATCAGCCAAacatagtaaataaattagaaaattagattttttcatttctataataaatttgttatagcAAATGATatgtgataaaataaattcgcTGATATATTTTGTTAGGTTTTattttctccaaaatttttaataagactttcatatagttttaacaaaatttcacTATTTTGGCATTTTATCAATAGAAATCCTTAATGTATACCCtatgaaaaaatatcatccaatttttgtacaatatttgttCAAGTCCGTGTGaaaattgtacaattattgcagatttttggataaaaatagctatgaagtttttcataacatattaaaagtatgcaatttttgtacaacttaaatttaggatatagaaaatattcaatatttgtGTGATCTTtatacaacttaaatttagaatacagaaaacattcaatttttgtacaaacAATAAAGTAGGAGCCAAAAAGTTTGTTGCTATTATGTCAAATAATAGCTCAAATGTTGCAGTAGCATAAGATACTGTAATTACCAACAATTAcccaaatataattaatgttcGATATATTGCATATTGCGTAAACCTGATAAGACCggattaattaaaaagtatgTTTAACATAATATATAAGCTTACAACAAGAGAGGAAAAGGATTATtgaacaataatatataagttgaacaaatataattttagccagaattatctCTATtctaaccaaaatttttatatttaataacttctgaaagaaattcaaataatgagaaatatatttttaatatgtaataaaattgtatatttttattgcaattatatgtttgtttattacaaaatattaaaaatctctctttctttttcaattattagttttgatttcaattcttttaaaaaaatttttttttgaagtttgacatatactatataaaggaaatacaaatttatattttgatgtCATATGCATCAAAATATCTACTACCAATCCTTAATCATATCCATACCAATAATATATGGGTGTAAGATTCTTTCAtgatgaataatatatatgctAGTTCTATTGGTAATTcacatgtaatttttttacatacaaataaaatgttatataatgcATGATCTTTGGGTACTAAAGATAATTCACAATTATAATCCCATTCATCAATAACATATTGAAATTGAGATTTTTGTATTACTGTTAAAGCCTTTTTACTATAAAgatatcagaattttttatattgaaagtATTGAATAATATCACAAACTTTTGTATTTGTTAAAACAGCTGCTGATACTCTTTCTATACTTTTTATAGCCATCATTAACATAAAATGAAATTGTTCAGCTATATCAGTATGGTATacagtttcaaattttttataacaatctgtattagttaaatttgtaaaaaaaaaaattttaataattataattaaaaacaaaatttattaaataattgattaaatatatttacaatttgaTGAAACAGAATCTagtaaaaattctatattttcaaAAGTATGCAAAAAAAGTTGAATTGGTTTATAAATATCACAATTCATGTCatggtattttttaattaaaaaaacttaattaaattaatatataaaaaatgtaaaaaattatatttaatccaTTTAAAATCTTACttgaaatgaataataacaaattctACAATGCATTTTAAGAAACacttgaaaattctttttctttgataaaatGTCAGCagatgttttaaaaatat
Proteins encoded:
- a CDS encoding Ubiquitin-conjugating enzyme E2 1, producing MALKRINKELHDLGRDPPSSCSAGPIGDDLFHWQATIMGPSDSPYSGGVFFLAIHFPTDYPFKPPKVNFTTRIYHPNINSNGSICLDILRDQWSPALTISKVLLSICSMLTDPNPDDPLVPEIAHVYKTDRTRYEATAREWTRKYAM
- a CDS encoding 1-phosphatidylinositol-4-phosphate 5-kinase Its3; the protein is MMASAVSENSTSKHLGITESVVEKKSEKHSQVVERRYTTPNNVVEPLNMTTTTQTTEIQTIYSSSPPNISSKIITETINITGQISSKDNRAKSPLRTHSEPSAIKPTTDEKRTVSFPVEVTSKSPSSDGLDSTLEIDTDLQNDISVEPKTPRGTPNRSFTTPIPKPRPNSMTALTDEQNQNVPQRSATTAGKAKKNISLIENRRKEGKLKRRNTFNAIGLGGDIALDEETQKMAENVKRRLSKRRTREKDKDDLDEGVMIGTRIGEDHVNYVLMYNMLTGIRVGVSRCNAKMHRELVDSDFKAAHKFSFDITGNELTPSAKYDFKFKDYAPWVFRRLREFFHIDAADYLVSLTSKYILSELGSPGKSGSFFYFSRDYRFIIKTIHHTEHKFLRKILKEYYEHIRNNPDTLLSRFYGLHRVKLPRGQKIHFVIMNNIFPPHRDIHETYDLKGSTVGREYNEADAAKNPRAVLKDLNWIKRGRHLELGPEKRKLFVEQLEKDVALLQRLNIMDYSLLVGLHDTSRGNKDKVREDFFVFQPNTTKIERIPSSHKRESKASKLRKAVGETEPSKLGPSTTKLVLNPHNERRKCRFYMDDGGFSGTDEHDNPTNYIYYLGVIDILTPYNTVKKVEHAWKSLKDDKLYISAVHPQWYGKRFFDFMFKTIKYNDGSTEQTKPENTEV
- a CDS encoding Ubiquitin-conjugating enzyme E2 1 variant 2, whose translation is MALKRINKELHDLGRDPPSSCSAGPIGDDLFHWQATIMGPSDSPYSGGVFFLAIHFPTDYPFKPPKVNFTTRIYHPNINSNGSICLDILRDQWSPALTISKVLLSICSMLTDPNPDDPLVPEIAHVYKTDRTRYEATAREWTRKYASEYN